The candidate division TA06 bacterium genome includes the window GCCGGAATTGGTGCGTGCGCTGTTTTTGGTTCTGACCTTGATGGCGATGGAGATACCGATCTTGCTGTGGCAAATGAATTGAGCGACGACGTTTCCATACTTCTCAACAACGGAGATGGGACCTTTGCACCTGCGGTCAACTATGGGGCCGGATTCCTCCCAAGCTCTGTTTTTGGAGCGGACCTTGACGGTGACGGTGATATTGACCTTGCCCTGACAAATGTGGGGAGCACCGATGTCTCTATACTTCTCAACAACGGAAATGGCACCTTTGCTGTGGCAGTGAGCTACGGGGCTGGAAATAGTCCGTACTCTGTTTTTGGTTCTGACCTTGACGGAGATGATGACACTGACCTTGCCGTGGCAAATGAATGGAGCGACGACGTTTCCATACTTCTCAACAACGGAGATGGGACCTTTGCTGCTGCAGTCAGCTACGGGGCTGGAGATGCCCCGAGCTCTGTTTTTGGAGCCAACCTTGACGGCGACGATGATGTCGATCTTGCCGTCACAAATGTGGGGAGTCACAATGTCTCCATCCTACTTAACAACGGAGATGGGACCTTTGCTGCTGCGGTCGACTATGAAGCCGGAATGGGTGCGTGCGCTGTTTTTGGTGCCGACCTTGACGGCGATGGAGACACCGATCTTGCTGTAGCAAATGAATTGAGCGGAGACGTTTACATACTTCGCAACAACGGAGACGCCACCTTCGCCCTTCTGGTGAGCTATGGGGTTGGGCAAGGTCCGTCTTCTGTTTTTGGCGCTCATCTGGATGCCGATGGTGATATTGACCTTGCCGTGGCAGATTATCATGGCGACGGTGTGTCAATCCTGCTCAACAATGGAGACGGCGCCTTTGCTGTTGCGGTGAACTATGGGGTTGGGAATGAGCCGATTTCTGTTTTTGGAGCTGACCTTGACGGAGACAATGATATCGACCTTGCCGTGGTTAACAATGTGGCCGACAATGTCTCCATCCTCCTGAACACCGGCAACGGCAGCTTTGCCCTTGCTGTCAACTATGCGGCTGGACATTGGCCGCATTCTGTTTTTGGAGCTGACCTTGACGGCGATAGTGATATTGACCTTGCGGTGGCGAATTCTGCTGTGGATAATGTCTCTATCCTCCGCAACAATGGAAATGGGACATTTGCTGCTGCGGTCAACTACAATGTTGGGGATTGGCCCAGGTCTGTTTTTGGAGCTGACCTTGACGGCGATAACGATGTAGACCTTGCCGTGGCAAATGAGGGGGCTGGTGTCTGCATTCTCCTCAACAATGGAGACGGCACCTTCGCTGTTGCCGCGATCTACTGGGTTGGGGTGACTCCGTACTCCGTTATTGGAGCTGACCTTGATGCAGATAATGATATCGACCTTGCGGTGGCGAATGAGGGGGCTGGTGTCTCTGTTCTTCTCAACAGTGGAGACGGCACCTTCACCCCTGCGGTGGAGTATTGGGCTGGAACTAGCTCACACTGTGTTTTTGGAGCTGACCTTGACGGCGATGGCGATGTGGACCTGGCCGTGGCAAATGAATTGAGCGGCGACGTTTCCATACTTCTCAACAACGGAGATGGGACCTTTGATGGTGCGCTCAACTATCCGGCGGGATTCCTCCCAAACTCTGTTTTTGGAGCTGACCTTGACGGCGATGGCGATGTGGACCTTGCGGTGACAAACTTTGAGAGGGGCAATGTCTGCATCCTGATCAACAGGGGAGATGGCACCTTTGTTGCGCGTCTGGAGAGCTACGGAGTTCGAAGTGGCCCGAGGTCTGTTTTTGGAGCGGATCTTGACCGGGATGGCGATACCGACCTTGCCGTTGCAAATAGGTGGAGCAACGATGTCTCCATTCTCTTCAACACGAGTCCTCCCACAGGGATTGAAGAGGACAGAGCTAATTACCGAATCCCAATTCCCAATTTC containing:
- a CDS encoding T9SS type A sorting domain-containing protein is translated as MKLYVRLYVCFTLVLMFMLGLAVESRAFRPFFRPARLDYPAGDKPQSVFGADLDGDGDIDLALADCLGNGVSILLNNGNGTFAGAVNYGAGIGACAVFGSDLDGDGDTDLAVANELSDDVSILLNNGDGTFAPAVNYGAGFLPSSVFGADLDGDGDIDLALTNVGSTDVSILLNNGNGTFAVAVSYGAGNSPYSVFGSDLDGDDDTDLAVANEWSDDVSILLNNGDGTFAAAVSYGAGDAPSSVFGANLDGDDDVDLAVTNVGSHNVSILLNNGDGTFAAAVDYEAGMGACAVFGADLDGDGDTDLAVANELSGDVYILRNNGDATFALLVSYGVGQGPSSVFGAHLDADGDIDLAVADYHGDGVSILLNNGDGAFAVAVNYGVGNEPISVFGADLDGDNDIDLAVVNNVADNVSILLNTGNGSFALAVNYAAGHWPHSVFGADLDGDSDIDLAVANSAVDNVSILRNNGNGTFAAAVNYNVGDWPRSVFGADLDGDNDVDLAVANEGAGVCILLNNGDGTFAVAAIYWVGVTPYSVIGADLDADNDIDLAVANEGAGVSVLLNSGDGTFTPAVEYWAGTSSHCVFGADLDGDGDVDLAVANELSGDVSILLNNGDGTFDGALNYPAGFLPNSVFGADLDGDGDVDLAVTNFERGNVCILINRGDGTFVARLESYGVRSGPRSVFGADLDRDGDTDLAVANRWSNDVSILFNTSPPTGIEEDRANYRIPIPNFRLFQNSPNPCREFTIINYQLPEPAHTTLKIYDTSGRMLKTLADGQMESGRHTVHWDGTDGSGNLVPSGVYFYQMKAGDYTAAKKLLLLR